One Luteibacter aegosomaticola genomic window carries:
- the purB gene encoding adenylosuccinate lyase, with protein sequence MSHATLTALSPLDGRYASKSGSLRPIFSEFGLMHRRVHVEIHWLLALARHPGIVELPEFPAASVARLEAIANDFSVDGGERIKAIEATTNHDVKAVEYFIKEQIGNDPTLAQAKEFVHFACTSEDINNLAYSLMLRDAREDVLLPAIDQVIGVLRAKAHEYAGLSLLSRTHGQTASPSTMGKELANVVARLERQRKQLVAIEIPGKINGAVGNYNAHVISYPAVDWPVLASGFVEGLGLTFNPYTTQIEPHDGIAEFADVLRRINIILIDLARDIWGYISLGYFRQALKAGEVGSSTMPHKVNPIDFENAEGNFGLANALLGHFAEKLPISRWQRDLTDSTVLRALGTAFGHSLVALESLLKGLGKLNVNAERIAADLDNSWEVLAEAVQTVMRRYGLPEPYEQLKALTRGQGITKDSMRAFIDGLDMPADAKKALAELTPATYIGLADKLAKAI encoded by the coding sequence ATGTCCCACGCCACGCTGACCGCCCTTTCGCCGCTGGATGGCCGCTACGCCTCCAAGTCGGGCTCCCTGCGCCCCATCTTCAGCGAGTTCGGCCTCATGCACCGCCGCGTGCACGTGGAAATCCACTGGCTGCTGGCCCTGGCCCGCCACCCGGGCATCGTCGAGCTGCCTGAGTTCCCGGCGGCGTCGGTCGCCCGGCTCGAAGCCATCGCCAACGATTTCTCCGTCGATGGCGGTGAGCGGATCAAGGCGATCGAAGCCACGACCAATCACGACGTCAAGGCCGTCGAGTACTTCATCAAGGAACAGATCGGCAACGATCCGACCCTGGCCCAGGCCAAGGAGTTCGTGCACTTCGCCTGCACCAGCGAAGACATCAACAACCTCGCCTACTCGCTGATGTTGCGTGATGCGCGCGAAGACGTGCTGCTCCCGGCCATCGACCAGGTCATCGGCGTGCTGCGCGCCAAGGCGCATGAATATGCCGGCCTCTCGCTGCTCTCGCGCACGCATGGCCAGACCGCCTCGCCCAGCACCATGGGCAAGGAACTCGCCAACGTCGTCGCGCGCCTGGAGCGCCAGCGCAAGCAGCTCGTCGCCATCGAGATCCCGGGCAAGATCAACGGCGCCGTGGGTAATTACAACGCGCACGTCATTTCCTACCCGGCGGTCGACTGGCCGGTGCTGGCCTCGGGCTTCGTCGAAGGCCTGGGCCTCACGTTCAACCCGTACACCACGCAGATCGAACCGCACGACGGCATCGCCGAGTTCGCTGACGTGCTTCGTCGCATCAACATCATCCTGATCGATCTCGCCCGCGACATCTGGGGCTACATCTCGCTCGGCTATTTCCGCCAGGCGCTGAAGGCCGGTGAAGTCGGCTCCTCGACCATGCCGCACAAGGTCAACCCGATCGACTTCGAAAACGCCGAAGGCAACTTCGGTCTCGCCAACGCCCTGCTCGGCCACTTCGCCGAGAAGTTGCCGATCAGCCGCTGGCAGCGTGACCTCACCGACTCCACCGTGCTGCGTGCCCTCGGCACCGCGTTCGGCCATTCGCTGGTCGCACTGGAATCGCTGCTCAAGGGTCTGGGCAAACTCAACGTCAACGCCGAGCGCATCGCCGCCGACCTCGACAACAGCTGGGAAGTGCTCGCCGAAGCCGTGCAGACCGTCATGCGCCGTTACGGCCTGCCGGAACCGTACGAGCAGCTCAAGGCCCTCACCCGCGGCCAGGGCATCACGAAGGATTCGATGCGCGCCTTCATCGACGGCCTGGACATGCCGGCCGATGCGAAAAAGGCCCTCGCCGAGCTCACCCCGGCAACGTACATCGGCCTGGCCGACAAGCTCGCAAAAGCGATCTGA
- a CDS encoding class II fumarate hydratase — protein sequence MTKFRTERDSMGELKVPAKALYGAQTQRAVDNFPVSGLTMPREFIRALGLVKAAAAEANVKLGQLDKATAKAIRAAADKVAAGEVDEHFPIDVFQTGSGTSSNMNANEVIAHLAEAAGAKVHPNDHVNAGQSSNDVIPTAILVSATLATSEKLLPALKHLRKTIDTRAKELKKVVKTGRTHLMDAMPITFGQELSGWSAQIRDAEERIGDTLKRTRRLPQGGSAVGTGINADPKFGPAVATELGKLTGVKFESSDNYFSGMAAQDAPVELSGQLRALAVAVMKIANDLRWMNSGPLAGLGEIELPALQPGSSIMPGKVNPVIPEAAAMVAAQVIGNDATIAIAGQSGNFQLNVMLPVIAYNLLQSIEILANVTTLLADKAIAGFKVNEEHVREALDKNPILVTALNPVIGYEKGAATAKQAYKEKRPIMEVALETTGLSKAELAKLLDPAALTKGGIHGGGGGGG from the coding sequence ATGACCAAGTTTCGTACCGAACGCGACAGCATGGGCGAGTTGAAGGTGCCCGCCAAAGCTCTTTACGGGGCGCAGACCCAGCGGGCCGTGGATAACTTCCCGGTCTCCGGCCTGACCATGCCGCGCGAGTTCATCCGGGCCCTGGGCCTGGTCAAGGCCGCAGCGGCCGAGGCCAATGTAAAGCTCGGCCAGCTCGACAAGGCCACCGCCAAGGCCATCCGCGCCGCGGCCGACAAGGTTGCCGCGGGCGAGGTGGATGAGCACTTCCCGATCGATGTGTTTCAGACCGGCTCGGGCACCAGCTCCAATATGAATGCCAACGAGGTGATCGCCCACCTCGCCGAGGCCGCTGGCGCCAAGGTGCATCCGAACGACCACGTCAACGCGGGCCAGAGCTCGAACGACGTGATCCCCACGGCAATCCTCGTCAGTGCCACCCTCGCCACCAGCGAGAAGCTGCTCCCGGCACTGAAGCACCTGCGCAAGACGATCGACACGCGCGCCAAGGAGCTGAAGAAGGTGGTGAAGACCGGCCGCACCCACCTGATGGATGCGATGCCGATCACCTTTGGCCAGGAGCTCTCGGGGTGGTCCGCGCAGATCCGCGATGCGGAGGAGCGCATCGGCGATACGCTCAAGCGCACCCGTCGCCTGCCGCAGGGTGGTAGCGCCGTCGGTACCGGCATCAACGCCGATCCGAAGTTCGGCCCGGCCGTCGCCACTGAGCTCGGCAAGCTCACCGGCGTGAAGTTCGAATCCTCGGACAACTACTTCTCCGGCATGGCTGCGCAGGATGCGCCCGTGGAACTTTCCGGCCAGCTCCGCGCCCTCGCGGTCGCGGTGATGAAGATCGCCAACGACCTGCGCTGGATGAACTCCGGCCCGCTCGCCGGTCTCGGTGAAATCGAACTGCCGGCGCTGCAGCCGGGCTCGTCGATCATGCCGGGCAAGGTGAATCCGGTGATTCCGGAAGCCGCCGCCATGGTCGCCGCGCAGGTGATCGGCAACGACGCCACCATCGCCATCGCCGGCCAGTCGGGCAACTTCCAGCTCAACGTCATGCTGCCGGTCATTGCGTACAACCTGCTGCAGTCGATCGAGATCCTGGCCAACGTCACTACGCTGCTCGCTGACAAGGCCATTGCGGGCTTCAAGGTCAACGAAGAGCACGTGCGCGAGGCGCTCGACAAGAACCCGATCCTGGTCACCGCGCTGAACCCGGTGATCGGCTACGAGAAGGGTGCCGCCACGGCCAAGCAGGCTTACAAGGAGAAGCGGCCGATCATGGAGGTGGCGCTGGAGACCACGGGTCTGTCGAAGGCGGAGCTGGCCAAGCTGCTGGATCCGGCCGCGCTCACGAAGGGCGGGATCCACGGTGGTGGCGGCGGCGGTGGCTGA
- a CDS encoding TonB-dependent receptor family protein, whose translation MKDRFVRRQLAAATMLALAAHAAAAQDNASDAAQDKARKLDTIMVSGSVLGASRADDVKTYAGSRQVIDRDALAKGANRSLDDALQHVPGVKIFDETGTGVLPQIALRGLYESRSGRVQALLDGIPLSLAPYGQTSLSLFPVTMNQIDRIDIVRGGAAVQYGPNNVGGVINFVSKPIPEQWTTTLGEKITAYGRGQMLRDTSVSTGGYLTPNFGMQLDADYLKGEYFRDHSGTNVKNVRLRTEWWIADDKVLKADIQRYVAHMDMAGALSVADYLDDPRQATRPLDHFHGTTTRASLTYEQDLGAWAWFDASKFSWSNFSADSERNFIVGMRRSSAETWRPDLAPQLEQSAPRGFKVYGTQPQFSLDIDGPVSQKWTVGARAVRENIDFLVGNTGLDNGVYTLVRDWQFRDRAWAGYVSDAIGFADDRFVVTPGVRYEHLDATYRNLANGTAFNNNVRNWLPGLTLGFKASDKWYIYADAQRSLRAPQVTQIVFGDNLESELAWNYELGARFHPTARTEIHADLYRIDFDKQIQLDNTTRTYGNIGKTVHQGLEANIDWSPLALDGLKLSLGYAYLDAEQRSGQYEGLRVPYTSRNQVNVGASFTRGDTTVALSGYYFSSAYSDAANTRQENAIASVGRLPSYAVWNAQWTQQLMKSGTSVLTGSLAVNNLFDRNYYYRGVDTSPWGRQPAPSRSVTLGLELSF comes from the coding sequence ATGAAGGACCGTTTCGTCCGGCGGCAGCTTGCCGCCGCCACGATGCTTGCGCTTGCCGCGCACGCCGCCGCCGCGCAGGACAACGCCAGCGACGCTGCCCAGGACAAAGCTCGCAAGCTCGACACCATCATGGTTAGCGGCAGCGTCCTGGGTGCCTCCCGCGCTGACGATGTCAAAACCTATGCCGGCAGCCGCCAGGTTATCGACCGCGACGCGCTGGCTAAGGGTGCCAATCGCTCGCTTGACGATGCGCTCCAGCACGTCCCTGGGGTGAAGATCTTCGACGAAACCGGTACGGGGGTGCTGCCGCAGATCGCGTTGCGCGGCCTGTACGAAAGCCGCAGTGGCCGCGTGCAGGCGCTGCTCGACGGCATCCCGCTCTCGCTGGCGCCGTACGGACAGACCAGCCTCTCGCTGTTCCCCGTCACGATGAACCAGATCGACCGTATCGACATCGTGCGTGGTGGCGCGGCCGTGCAGTACGGCCCGAACAACGTAGGCGGCGTCATCAACTTCGTCAGCAAGCCCATCCCGGAGCAGTGGACCACCACGCTCGGCGAAAAGATCACCGCTTATGGCCGCGGGCAGATGCTGCGCGATACCTCGGTATCGACCGGCGGCTATCTCACGCCAAACTTCGGCATGCAGCTCGATGCGGATTACCTGAAGGGCGAGTACTTCCGCGACCACAGCGGCACTAACGTCAAGAACGTCCGCCTGCGCACCGAATGGTGGATCGCAGACGACAAGGTGCTCAAAGCCGATATCCAGCGTTACGTCGCGCACATGGACATGGCTGGCGCGCTCTCCGTGGCCGATTACCTCGACGACCCACGCCAGGCCACCCGCCCGCTGGATCACTTCCATGGCACGACCACGCGCGCCTCGCTCACCTACGAGCAGGATCTCGGTGCGTGGGCATGGTTCGATGCGTCCAAATTCAGCTGGTCGAACTTCAGCGCCGATAGCGAGCGCAACTTCATCGTCGGCATGCGCCGCTCATCGGCAGAAACGTGGCGCCCCGATCTTGCGCCGCAGCTGGAGCAGAGCGCGCCGCGCGGTTTCAAGGTGTATGGCACCCAGCCGCAGTTCAGCCTGGATATCGATGGCCCGGTGAGCCAGAAGTGGACCGTCGGTGCGCGCGCCGTGCGCGAGAACATTGATTTCCTCGTGGGTAATACCGGCCTCGACAATGGTGTCTACACGCTGGTCCGCGACTGGCAGTTCCGCGACCGCGCATGGGCCGGCTATGTGAGCGACGCCATCGGCTTCGCGGATGACCGTTTCGTCGTGACGCCGGGTGTGCGCTACGAGCACCTCGATGCCACGTACCGCAACCTCGCCAACGGCACCGCGTTCAACAACAACGTGCGCAACTGGCTGCCGGGCCTGACCCTGGGTTTCAAGGCCTCGGACAAGTGGTACATCTACGCCGATGCGCAACGCTCCCTGCGCGCGCCGCAGGTCACCCAGATCGTCTTTGGCGACAACCTGGAATCGGAGCTGGCGTGGAACTACGAGCTGGGCGCGCGCTTTCATCCGACCGCGCGTACGGAGATCCATGCCGACCTTTACCGCATCGACTTCGACAAGCAGATCCAGCTCGACAACACGACGCGCACCTACGGCAACATCGGCAAGACCGTGCACCAGGGTCTCGAGGCGAACATCGACTGGTCGCCGCTGGCCCTCGACGGTTTGAAGCTCAGCCTTGGCTACGCGTACCTCGATGCGGAGCAGCGCTCGGGCCAGTATGAAGGGCTGCGCGTGCCATATACCTCGCGCAACCAGGTGAATGTCGGGGCGTCGTTTACACGCGGCGACACGACCGTCGCGCTTTCCGGTTATTACTTCAGCAGCGCTTACAGCGATGCGGCGAATACGCGCCAGGAAAACGCGATCGCTTCCGTGGGCCGTCTGCCGTCGTACGCGGTGTGGAATGCGCAATGGACGCAGCAGCTCATGAAAAGCGGTACATCGGTGTTGACCGGCTCGCTGGCGGTGAACAATCTGTTCGACCGCAATTACTACTACCGCGGCGTCGATACGAGCCCGTGGGGCAGGCAGCCTGCGCCCAGCCGCAGCGTGACGCTGGGGCTGGAGCTCAGCTTCTGA
- a CDS encoding cupin domain-containing protein: protein MAIKTPTQKPFPIEVRGSASQPLGMSATQFLRDYWQKRPLLIRNAYPNFEAPIEPNDLAGLACEEGVLARLIIHDEKRDKWTVKTGPFTEAEFGKTPKRDWTLLVQDVDKWDADVASLLDTFSFLPTWRVDDIMISYAEDGGGVGAHVDQYDVFLLQGLGQRHWAISNDPDAPLDFRDDVELKQLKTFEPTHEWLLDPGDMLYLPPGVPHDGVALGDCMTISLGMRAPSQAELTGDLADFLAERMPEELRYTDPDLAPAKRAGEIDSAALNRLRAALPFAAALDRDLLADWFGRFITRYRNAQDAVPPPKATTAAALDKAIEGGSTFVRHPFARLAWVRGKKDATLYVSGAAYECPTELAETLSGQRELTFDKAPAAAKAVLLALVNDGHLGIRKGRRR from the coding sequence ATGGCCATCAAGACCCCTACCCAAAAGCCCTTCCCCATCGAAGTCCGCGGTTCGGCTTCGCAGCCCCTTGGCATGAGTGCCACGCAGTTCCTGCGCGATTACTGGCAGAAGCGGCCGCTACTTATCCGCAATGCCTACCCTAATTTCGAGGCGCCGATCGAGCCGAACGACCTGGCTGGCCTGGCCTGCGAGGAAGGCGTGCTGGCTCGCCTCATCATTCATGACGAGAAGCGTGACAAGTGGACGGTGAAGACCGGCCCCTTCACTGAAGCCGAATTCGGCAAAACCCCGAAGCGGGACTGGACCCTGCTGGTCCAGGACGTCGACAAGTGGGATGCCGACGTGGCGTCGCTGCTCGATACCTTCAGCTTCCTGCCGACCTGGCGCGTTGACGACATCATGATCTCGTACGCCGAGGACGGCGGCGGCGTGGGCGCCCACGTCGACCAGTACGACGTGTTCCTGCTGCAGGGCCTCGGCCAGCGCCACTGGGCGATCAGCAACGACCCGGACGCCCCGCTGGATTTCCGCGATGACGTGGAACTCAAGCAGCTGAAGACCTTCGAGCCCACCCATGAGTGGCTGCTCGATCCGGGCGATATGCTTTACCTGCCCCCGGGCGTGCCGCACGACGGCGTGGCCCTGGGCGATTGCATGACGATTTCGCTGGGCATGCGCGCACCCTCGCAGGCCGAGCTCACCGGTGACCTCGCCGACTTCCTGGCTGAGCGCATGCCGGAAGAACTGCGTTACACCGACCCGGACCTGGCCCCGGCCAAGCGCGCGGGCGAGATCGATTCGGCGGCGCTAAACCGCCTGCGTGCGGCCCTGCCCTTCGCGGCCGCGCTGGACCGCGACCTGCTCGCTGACTGGTTCGGCCGCTTCATCACCCGCTACCGCAACGCCCAGGACGCGGTCCCGCCGCCGAAGGCGACCACGGCCGCGGCACTGGATAAGGCGATCGAGGGCGGTTCGACCTTTGTCCGCCATCCGTTCGCCCGCCTTGCCTGGGTCCGCGGCAAGAAGGACGCCACGCTTTATGTGAGCGGCGCCGCTTACGAGTGCCCGACCGAACTGGCCGAAACCCTCTCCGGCCAGCGCGAGCTGACCTTCGACAAGGCACCGGCAGCTGCGAAGGCGGTGCTGCTCGCCCTGGTCAACGACGGCCACCTCGGCATCCGCAAGGGCCGCCGCCGGTGA
- a CDS encoding patatin-like phospholipase family protein, with translation MATTLEDEALAARRAQAGIPSDAPRSGLAFSGGGIRSATFCLGVARAFARHKLLHRFDYLSTVSGGGYAGSAFGRLFHAGEGGGANAVEEGLARDDTSFLWWLRNNGRFLAPAGAGDLFQTWSTQLRGFLATQVEVAVLAVVLACLITLPHLGYTALPEGRWELPVIVSLWWWLLPIPAAMAAIACYGYWFLGRVTLAGIVTAIAAGFASVALAWRAWSAQDPVEQGLWTACALFFGPSPLAWITARISSALRSEEANRVRYARAFAGFLVLFGLVALLGAIDLLSWYVRSRLGSLHPGVGLFTSAGLATLLLAVVRAVMPLAGNGGKSGTKLPTGTIVQILGLLTLGLIVLFWTTIFQFLVFPPDQGGSGIFQHAWVRWLAAALVVTVYLLMNGRSMGQLNQSSLHLFYRSRLARTYVAVGNAPTPGNTARTRFPSPMLSPVTRDTTEAIVKVTELLPGDDVALTDYAPHRHGGPIHLVNCCINQTVDDRTGTYNADRKGVSLSVSALGVETGTHGPDASILPTLAKTTLAEWVAISGAAVGSGMGSLTQSGTAALLFLSGLRLGYWQRNLASEPPPRRGIVAKYQALMREMLARFPGLRDADWYLSDGGHFDNTGVYTLLKRELQLVVLVDCGADPDYRFADVENLVRKARIDYDAGIAFVDPLQLAEIAGPAAPLFGTPDTMTSDPGAAHLLLARIAYASGAQGTLLIVKPRLPEGLPLDVAGYADREPTFPQQSTAQQFFSESQWESYCQLGVCLGGSVTAELLDNAHAWAWQGTVVGTQATALTAATAPPSRFRQMATTVGTSIGLGALFTAALAGWQAFDTARKQDAAAEAATQQKTQDITAKAVALGGSLQPGVAYDGTLDGKINDLLHDLATVQMPDRLRERLAGLVQPLSNACDATVDAQQQASCEYYANVLAWRTSVPPTAWQSAMRDYDRWRDPTQAIDTSLADTGTETPAATPPPPAPPPPMAEPPPPPPPEAAAMPEPPTAADSGGEHRGHAVATERPAPITETAAAAAPPAELAPQPSTADLAVQVTQACGQPGQPYTLYTQVYDEASRTAATAVLARIQALGVVVPGIENVSTSASRNGTRAPFEWRAPTVLYPASGAACATALVTWANTTLPELAHVKARAVALPPGTGKAATLELWLPRRR, from the coding sequence ATGGCGACCACGCTCGAAGACGAGGCCCTGGCCGCGCGCCGCGCGCAGGCAGGCATTCCCTCCGACGCTCCACGTAGCGGCCTGGCGTTTTCCGGCGGGGGCATCCGCAGCGCGACCTTCTGCCTTGGCGTGGCGCGTGCCTTTGCCCGGCACAAGCTGCTGCATCGCTTCGACTACCTGTCGACGGTGTCCGGTGGAGGCTACGCCGGCTCGGCGTTCGGACGGCTATTCCATGCGGGCGAAGGCGGCGGTGCCAACGCCGTCGAGGAAGGACTTGCCCGGGACGACACGTCATTCCTCTGGTGGCTTCGCAACAACGGCCGCTTCCTCGCACCGGCGGGCGCCGGCGATCTGTTCCAAACCTGGAGCACCCAACTTCGGGGCTTTCTCGCCACGCAGGTCGAAGTGGCCGTACTGGCCGTCGTCCTGGCCTGCCTGATCACCCTTCCCCACCTGGGCTACACCGCCTTGCCTGAAGGGCGCTGGGAGCTGCCCGTGATCGTCAGCCTGTGGTGGTGGCTGCTGCCGATCCCCGCCGCCATGGCTGCCATCGCCTGCTACGGATACTGGTTCCTAGGGCGAGTCACCCTCGCGGGGATCGTGACGGCGATCGCCGCGGGATTCGCCAGCGTCGCGCTGGCCTGGCGTGCCTGGTCCGCGCAGGATCCCGTGGAACAGGGCCTGTGGACCGCGTGCGCGTTGTTTTTCGGCCCCTCCCCGCTGGCGTGGATCACAGCGCGGATCAGCTCCGCGCTGCGCAGTGAAGAGGCCAACCGGGTGCGCTATGCACGCGCATTTGCCGGGTTCCTCGTGCTATTCGGCCTCGTGGCGTTACTCGGCGCGATCGACCTGCTCAGCTGGTATGTGCGCTCGCGCCTGGGCAGCCTGCATCCGGGCGTTGGGCTGTTCACCAGCGCCGGCCTTGCGACCTTGCTGCTTGCCGTGGTGCGTGCCGTCATGCCACTGGCTGGCAACGGCGGGAAATCGGGCACGAAGCTGCCTACCGGCACGATCGTGCAAATACTCGGCCTGCTCACCCTGGGCCTGATCGTGCTGTTCTGGACCACGATCTTCCAGTTCCTCGTGTTCCCGCCCGACCAGGGCGGCAGCGGCATCTTCCAGCACGCGTGGGTGCGTTGGTTAGCCGCGGCGCTGGTCGTCACGGTGTATCTGCTGATGAATGGCCGCTCGATGGGGCAGCTCAATCAATCCTCGCTGCACCTGTTCTATCGCTCGCGACTCGCCCGCACTTACGTCGCCGTCGGGAATGCGCCCACGCCGGGAAACACCGCGCGCACGCGCTTCCCTTCGCCCATGCTTTCGCCCGTGACGCGCGATACCACCGAAGCCATCGTCAAGGTGACCGAGCTGCTGCCCGGCGATGATGTCGCGCTGACGGACTACGCGCCGCACCGCCATGGCGGACCGATCCACCTGGTGAACTGCTGCATCAACCAGACCGTGGACGACCGCACGGGCACGTATAACGCGGATCGCAAAGGCGTGAGCCTTTCGGTGAGTGCACTCGGCGTGGAAACGGGCACGCACGGACCGGACGCATCGATCTTGCCCACGCTCGCGAAGACGACGCTCGCCGAATGGGTGGCCATCTCCGGCGCGGCGGTCGGCTCCGGCATGGGTTCGCTCACCCAGTCGGGCACCGCTGCGCTGCTCTTCCTCAGCGGCCTGCGCCTGGGTTACTGGCAGCGCAACCTCGCCAGTGAACCGCCGCCTCGACGCGGCATCGTCGCGAAGTACCAGGCGTTGATGCGCGAGATGCTCGCGCGCTTCCCCGGCCTGCGTGATGCGGACTGGTACCTGAGCGACGGCGGCCATTTCGACAACACCGGCGTTTACACGCTGTTGAAGCGCGAACTGCAACTGGTGGTGCTGGTGGATTGCGGCGCCGATCCCGACTACCGCTTCGCTGATGTCGAGAACCTGGTGCGTAAGGCGCGCATCGATTACGACGCTGGCATCGCCTTCGTCGATCCGCTGCAGCTTGCCGAGATCGCAGGACCTGCGGCCCCGTTGTTCGGCACGCCCGACACAATGACCTCGGATCCCGGCGCCGCGCATCTACTGCTGGCACGTATCGCGTACGCCAGCGGCGCGCAGGGGACGCTGCTGATCGTGAAACCCAGGCTACCCGAGGGCCTGCCACTGGACGTCGCGGGCTATGCCGATCGCGAGCCGACCTTCCCGCAGCAGAGCACGGCGCAGCAGTTCTTCAGCGAATCGCAGTGGGAGAGCTATTGTCAGCTCGGCGTCTGTCTTGGCGGCTCCGTGACCGCGGAACTCCTCGACAACGCGCATGCGTGGGCATGGCAAGGGACCGTGGTTGGCACGCAGGCCACGGCGCTCACGGCCGCGACCGCACCACCCAGCCGGTTCCGGCAGATGGCGACGACGGTGGGAACGTCGATCGGCCTGGGCGCGCTGTTTACCGCAGCGCTCGCCGGCTGGCAGGCGTTCGACACGGCCCGCAAGCAGGATGCGGCCGCCGAAGCGGCCACGCAGCAGAAGACCCAGGACATCACCGCCAAGGCCGTCGCGCTGGGCGGATCGTTGCAACCCGGCGTGGCCTATGACGGGACGCTCGACGGCAAGATTAACGACCTGCTGCACGACCTCGCCACCGTGCAGATGCCCGATCGCCTGCGTGAACGCCTTGCCGGCCTGGTACAGCCGCTGTCGAACGCCTGCGATGCCACCGTGGATGCGCAGCAACAAGCCAGCTGCGAGTACTACGCCAACGTGCTGGCATGGCGCACCAGCGTGCCACCCACGGCATGGCAATCGGCGATGCGCGATTACGACCGCTGGCGCGATCCGACGCAGGCCATCGACACGAGCCTCGCGGACACGGGCACCGAGACGCCAGCTGCCACACCGCCACCGCCCGCACCACCGCCGCCCATGGCGGAGCCTCCGCCTCCGCCGCCGCCCGAAGCCGCTGCCATGCCGGAACCGCCCACCGCTGCTGACAGCGGCGGAGAACACCGAGGCCATGCCGTGGCCACGGAACGGCCCGCCCCCATCACCGAAACGGCTGCGGCAGCGGCGCCGCCAGCGGAGCTGGCCCCGCAGCCTTCGACCGCCGATCTTGCAGTGCAGGTCACCCAGGCCTGCGGGCAGCCAGGCCAGCCGTATACGCTGTACACGCAGGTGTACGACGAGGCGAGCCGCACGGCTGCGACGGCCGTGTTGGCACGCATCCAGGCGCTGGGCGTCGTGGTGCCAGGTATCGAGAACGTCAGCACCAGCGCCTCGCGCAACGGCACGCGCGCACCCTTCGAATGGCGCGCACCAACCGTGCTCTATCCGGCAAGTGGAGCGGCTTGCGCCACGGCGCTCGTCACGTGGGCGAACACCACGCTACCCGAACTGGCCCACGTGAAGGCACGCGCGGTGGCCCTGCCGCCGGGCACGGGTAAGGCCGCGACCCTGGAACTGTGGCTGCCGCGGCGGCGTTAG